GGTTTCGACTGGGTAGCTACGACAAAGCCCGCCGTCTACCTCCAGCGCCACGCCTGCCTAACTATCAAGCCGATATCTTATTATATACACAGCCAGATACTCTAGGTAACACAGCATCTACTCCTTCATCGACAGAGTCTGCACCCTTAGATAAAAAGGAGGTGGATGAATGAATTTATTTAAAGGGCGAAAAAGCCGACAAGAAAAAATAGACAGCGCAAAAGACGGTGACTCTGACGACGGATCCCACTCTCTTGCTGATATGCCCATCACGGAGCACTTAATCGAACTGCGCTCACGTCTCATCAAAATTTGTGTGGCAGTGCTGCTGATATTCTTGCTATTGGCAGGGTTTTCACGTGATCTGTACGACTTTTTATCAGACCCTTTGGTTGCACAGCTGCCCGCCAATTCAACCATGATTGCCACAGACATTACCTCGAACTTCATGGCGCCGATACGCTTGACGATATTTGTCGCTGCATTTTTGGCAATGCCTTATATTTTGTATCAAATATGGTCGTTTGTCGCTCCAGGCTTATATAAAAAAGAAAAAAAGGTCGCGATTCCTGTCTTACTGTCGTCGATTGTGCTGTTTTATACAGGTGTCGCTTTTGCCTACTTTGTGGTACTCAAAGGGGTGTTGAAGTTCTTCATCATGTTTGCACCCCAAAACGTGCTGCCGATGACCGATATTGATAGTTATTTGAGTTTTTCCTTAAAGCTATTTATGGTGTTTGGACTGACCTTTGAGATACCTGTCGTCACCTTGCTATTGATATTGGCGCGAATTGTCTCCATTGAAAGCTTAGAAGATAAGCGGCGCTATATTATTGTGGGCTGTTTTGCTATCGCTGCGGTAGCCACGCCACCTGATGGTGTCTCTATGCTGATGTTAGCGTTCCCGATGTGGTTATTATTTGAGTTAGGGTTATTCTTGGCAAAAATTCTGATCAAAGAAGAGAAAGAACCTGAGTTATTAGCAGATAATGGTTAATGCTGCATCTTATAAGTACTAAAACGCAAGTGTGACTCTATACTTATATTTTGACAGCCCGCTTACCCTTCACCATAGCGTTTATTAATACCACTCAGTTGTTATTATAACTTTCGCAAAAACTAGCCATTGTGTCAGCAATGGCTTTTTTACCCCCGCCATTTTTAGTTTTAGGTAGCTTTTTTATGTCTGCATCTATGCCCGCTTATATGAGCGACCCAACCGATGAGCAGTTAAATGCGCTCAATATGGCGATGGATCACAAATCGTTCAAAGTTGTGGCCTATGCGGGTGCCGGTAAAACCACTACCCTAAAGCTCATTGGTGAGCGCTTGCGTGGGCGCGGATTGTATTTGGCGTTTAACAAAGGGATTGCCAATGATGCACGCGCAAAATTCCCTGGTCACGTCGATTGTCGCACCTTCCATTCACTGGCTTATCGACATGTCGCCCGTGATATTACGGCTAAGTTATCTTTGCCACGCTTTTCTCCAAAGCGTCTGGGCGATGATTTGGGATTACAACCAGTGCAAGTGCGTCGGCAAATGGATGGCGTTAACAAATACATTACTTTGACGCCCGCAAGGCTCTCGCGTTTTGTCAGTGATGCGGTCAGTAATTTTTGTAGCACCCATGCCAGCTATCCTGCACCAAGGCATTTGTTATTTCCCAGCTGGCTTGCTGAGTCAGATAGCGAGCAGCTACGTGAAATGCTCTACCCTGCCGTTGAGCAGCGCTGGTTACAATCTATTGATGCGCGTCATCCCGCTGGTATCGGTCACGATATTTATCTTAAATTGTGGGCGCTATCTAAGCCAAGCATTCCTGCTGACTTCATCTTATTTGATGAAGCACAGGATGCTGATCCCTTAATGATGGGGATTTTGACTCAGCAGCCACGGCAAGTGATCTATGTTGGCGATGCCCATCAGCAGATTTATGAATGGCGCGGCGCGGTGAATGCGATGAAAAAACTGCCATTGCCGCAAACCTTACTTACCCAATCTTTTCGCTTTGGCGAACCAATTGCCGAAGTTGCGAATACACTGCTAAAAGCATTACAAGAAGACGTGCCGCTCAAAGGCAATCCCAATAAGCAGTCCTCAACGGAAAAAGGCATGGTACATAGCAAAAAAGACGCCATCCTTTGCCGTACGAATGCCGCAGCAATGGCACAGTTACTGACAGGGCTTAAGCTTGGCCATCGGGTGGCTTTACAGGCCGATACCGATCGTATGCTGAAGTTCTGTCAGGCAGCAGAGAACCTTAAAAACGGTAAGTCGGCTTATGGCGTCCCTGAGCTGGCGTATTTTTATAATTGGAGTGATGTACAAGAGTATTCAGAGACCAATGAGGGGAGCGACCTTAAAACTCTGGTCAAGCTCGTCGATGATCACGGCACTAAGGTTTTGAGTCAAGCAGTCAATAGCTTGACCAGTATCGCCAACGCTGACTATGTCATCTCAACAGCACATAAAGCCAAAGGGCTTGAGTGGTCTCGCGTACAGCTAGATGATGACTTTTATTATGATGTCACGACTAATGGCATTAAAATCAATCCTGAAGAATTACGCTTGCTGTATGTCGCCTGTACCCGTGCCAAGACCAATTTAGACATTCATAATATTAAGGACTTGATATCGGGATTACAGACGGGCAAAAAGGTGATTTTTGGAACTTAACAGCCCTTCCATCTACCCATCTACTGTCAAACCCTTTAAGCCACGCCACTTTATAATGATGACTAGCCGCTAATGAAGAATGATACTCAGCAAGCTCAGCTTTTAGGGCAACACTCTCATATACAGCAGCTATTTGCACATCCTGTACGCCTCCTCGCACCAATGGAAGGCTTGACCGATCCTTTGATGCGGCAAATCTTAACGCAAATAGCAGCGGATTTAGGCCGACCTTATGATTGGTCCGTCAGTGAGTTCATTCGTGTCACCCAGAATGTCCTGCCAGCGCACGTATTTTATAAATATGTGCCCGAGCTGCATCATGATGCCAAGACCGCTTCTGGTACGCCCATTCATTTGCAACTATTAGGCAGTGAAGCACAGCTAATGGCAGAAAACGCTGCTTACGCGTGTGAGCTTGGTGCACCCGCTATTGATATCAATTTTGGTTGTCCTGCCAAGACCGTCAATAATCATCGTGGTGGCTCAGTTCTGCTTGATGAGCCTACTGTCATGTATGAGATCATCAGCGCGGTACGGCGCGCGGTGCCTGCCCATATTCCAGTATCGGCAAAGATTCGTTTGGGTTATACAGACACCAGTAGAATGGATGATATTCGCGGGGCAATTGCTGACAGTGGTGCTGATTGGCTGACCATTCATGCACGTACCAAAACCCAAGGTTATAAGCCGCCCGCTTATTGGGATAAGATTCAGAGCTTTAATTCGCTAGATATTCCAGTCATTGCCAACGGTGAGATATGGGATGCAGAGCAAGCACAAAACTGTATGGCACAGTCAGGCTCGCAGCATCTTATGCTTGGCCGCGGTGCAGTCACCCGTCCAGATTTGATTGCGCAGGTTGATGGCTTCAAAAAGAACCTAGAAAGTTTAGATACCTATACAGAACTCTCATGGCAAGATTTGATAGCGCATCAGATTAAGTTTTTAGAAGGACAAGCCAAAAATGATATCGTGTTGGTAGGACGTTATAAGCAATGGCTAGGGATGCTCACTAAAGGCTATCGTGAGGCGCAAATATTATGGGAGAGCATTAAACGCGAAAAAAACAAAGCAACGATCATTAGTGCCCTGCAAAGCAGCGTGCAGTAACGCCGCCTTGATGGGCTTCTACGGTAATGAGTTATAAATAACACCTAAACAACTAGGTACTCATGCGAATCGCTAGATAAAACAACATAAAGCAGCAAGCCATTGACAGCGCCCATAATATCGAACGAAATATCGATAAATTAATAATATAGGCTACGCCATAACCAATCCGAATAAAGACATACAACCAGGCCAAGTTGTTAATTATTGACTGTGGCACAAAAAACAGCATCGCTACCAATACCGCTACTAAAAACACGGGCAAAGTCTCAAAGCTGTTTTGTTGGGCGGCGTTCGCTCTGGCCGCCTTCCCTGTAAGCTTTGCTAATGCTTCTCTAGGGTGTGCATTGTCTGCCAGTTGAAAATTTCCAAACATTTTTGCCAGCATCGCAAACACAAACGGTAATATACTGGCGATTACCATGGCCCAAATTGCGGCGGCAGCAGTATCAGGAATAAACCCAAAGAGTGTACTCATTAGTGTATTAACCCCTACCCTGCAATGACTTCAAAATCATGGGTAACATTCACCCCACCTTGTACTAGCATGCGACTGGCTGAGCAGTACTTATCGCTTGACAGCCTGATGGCACGCTCAACTTGCTTGTCTGAAATATCCTGACCTGTTACCACAAAATGCATATGAATATCGGTATACACCGCTGGGACAGTCTCTGCACGCTGAGCCGTCAGCTCACAACGCACATCCTGTACCTCTTGACGCGACTTTTGCAAAATCGCCACCACATCATAACTGGCACAACCACCAAGCCCAAGCAGGATTAGCTCCATCGGGCTTGCGCCTTTTTCTTTATCCGCATCAATCTGTACATTATGACCAGATGGCGCCACGCCCATAAACGCTTTATTTTCTTGCCACGTCACGCTTGCTTTTAACTCTGCCATTTCGCTGTCCCTTTTCTTAATTGCTCTTTGATTGTGCCAAGTCGGCTAGATGTTTTTGTATTGAATGATCTTTATTGGATCTTCTTTATTGAATGACCTTCATCGAGTGATACAACCGCACATGGCTAGTGTAACATAAGCCAAAACAGGATTTTATAGCGTAACTGTCATTCGTTATAACATGCTAGCAAAAATCCAGTCACATAACCCCTATAAGCGCCGGTAAAACCCTTAAGCTAAACCTTTGATTTATAAGGTTTATATTTGTGAAACATTTTATAGCAAAATAGGGTTACACATTTCGACCAATTCTTGGTTTAATAACGGTAATGAATCTTATTTTGAAATGGTATTGATGACAATCGACTTATAATAATTATGATTGTGGTCACTGTATCAGTTCGAGATAAGCTATTTTTAAATAAATTAAAAGGGTTAGTCATGATAGATGCAGACGGCTTTCGCGCCAATGTCGGCATCATCTTGGCAAATACACAAGGGCAAGTTCTGTGGGCGAAACGTATTGGTCACAACGCTTGGCAGTTTCCTCAAGGCGGTATCGACCGTGGGGAGACGCCGATGGATGCGATGTATCGCGAGCTCTGGGAAGAGGTCGGCTTGCATCCGCGTCACGTAGACTTATTGGCAGTGACGCAAGATTGGCTGCGTTATCGTCTGCCAAAACGTTACGTGCGTCAAGGACAGTATCCTTTGTGTATTGGGCAAAAACAAAAATGGTTTTTGCTACGCTTAGATGAGCCGAATACTCAACACATCCGCTTCGATGAGGGCAAACCAGAATTTGACCATTGGCAATGGGTCAGCTACTGGTATCCACTCGGACAAGTGATTCACTTCAAACGCGGGGTATATCGCAGAGCTTTGCAAGAGCTCGCACGTGAGTTACCTCTTAGACAAGAGCTTATTATTCCTGAGCAAGACAATCATTTGTTGATGGAATAAACAGCTGACTTGATATACTTCACACAATAAAAACGCCCACTCTGATATCTAGAAACCCTAGAGGCCAGAGTGGGCGTTTTTATTGTGTTTTAACTCAGATTTATTTCACGGCTCATAAGTTTATTAACTTTTGAACCTTTATCACTGTCTAAGCTATTATCAACACCCTGACGCAACGTTAAAATGCTTTGAGTACGCGTCCCATAAGTGGGTACATTCTGTTCCGTATTTCCAAAAGCTATGGGCTCGATATAGATAGATGATAGTGCTTGCTCAATCTCAGTAGCCATACCAGTATCCGGTAGCCTGTCTGCTGGTGCTGGAGTCGTATCTGACAATACATTAAAGGCTGCATCTTGCCAGTATTCAAGAGAGCTATCTTCTGCAATCAGAGGCAGTACCTCTTGACGTAGCCGACCGCGTAGTCTCTCAGTCTTAAACCAACTGTCCTCAGGTTGACCATTAGAGACTACATGTAGCCCTGCATATAATGGCGTGGGTGCATGACCGCGATTATTGACCATGACCGCTTGCTGGCTATCACCAATAATCAAGTTAAACCCAGCATAGTCTTGCAAGCCAATCTGCCGTGCAAATGCCATCGGACTTAACTCACTGGTCAAAAAACCCGTGACCAACTCGCCGCGTGAGCGCTCATCAGGTCTTGCCAGCACACCATCGCGAAAGTTCAATACTGCCGCCCAGCGTCCGTTTTGCTGATGAAAATCCGAATGCAGCTCTTGATGTATACCCAACCAGGTGCCGCCACTTTGGCTATCACGTCCAGCATAAATGGGCATGTCCGCCCACTGGTGC
The sequence above is a segment of the Psychrobacter fulvigenes genome. Coding sequences within it:
- a CDS encoding MAPEG family protein; this encodes MSTLFGFIPDTAAAAIWAMVIASILPFVFAMLAKMFGNFQLADNAHPREALAKLTGKAARANAAQQNSFETLPVFLVAVLVAMLFFVPQSIINNLAWLYVFIRIGYGVAYIINLSIFRSILWALSMACCFMLFYLAIRMST
- a CDS encoding tRNA dihydrouridine synthase; its protein translation is MKNDTQQAQLLGQHSHIQQLFAHPVRLLAPMEGLTDPLMRQILTQIAADLGRPYDWSVSEFIRVTQNVLPAHVFYKYVPELHHDAKTASGTPIHLQLLGSEAQLMAENAAYACELGAPAIDINFGCPAKTVNNHRGGSVLLDEPTVMYEIISAVRRAVPAHIPVSAKIRLGYTDTSRMDDIRGAIADSGADWLTIHARTKTQGYKPPAYWDKIQSFNSLDIPVIANGEIWDAEQAQNCMAQSGSQHLMLGRGAVTRPDLIAQVDGFKKNLESLDTYTELSWQDLIAHQIKFLEGQAKNDIVLVGRYKQWLGMLTKGYREAQILWESIKREKNKATIISALQSSVQ
- a CDS encoding RNA pyrophosphohydrolase, whose product is MIDADGFRANVGIILANTQGQVLWAKRIGHNAWQFPQGGIDRGETPMDAMYRELWEEVGLHPRHVDLLAVTQDWLRYRLPKRYVRQGQYPLCIGQKQKWFLLRLDEPNTQHIRFDEGKPEFDHWQWVSYWYPLGQVIHFKRGVYRRALQELARELPLRQELIIPEQDNHLLME
- a CDS encoding UvrD-helicase domain-containing protein, whose translation is MSASMPAYMSDPTDEQLNALNMAMDHKSFKVVAYAGAGKTTTLKLIGERLRGRGLYLAFNKGIANDARAKFPGHVDCRTFHSLAYRHVARDITAKLSLPRFSPKRLGDDLGLQPVQVRRQMDGVNKYITLTPARLSRFVSDAVSNFCSTHASYPAPRHLLFPSWLAESDSEQLREMLYPAVEQRWLQSIDARHPAGIGHDIYLKLWALSKPSIPADFILFDEAQDADPLMMGILTQQPRQVIYVGDAHQQIYEWRGAVNAMKKLPLPQTLLTQSFRFGEPIAEVANTLLKALQEDVPLKGNPNKQSSTEKGMVHSKKDAILCRTNAAAMAQLLTGLKLGHRVALQADTDRMLKFCQAAENLKNGKSAYGVPELAYFYNWSDVQEYSETNEGSDLKTLVKLVDDHGTKVLSQAVNSLTSIANADYVISTAHKAKGLEWSRVQLDDDFYYDVTTNGIKINPEELRLLYVACTRAKTNLDIHNIKDLISGLQTGKKVIFGT
- a CDS encoding OsmC family protein encodes the protein MAELKASVTWQENKAFMGVAPSGHNVQIDADKEKGASPMELILLGLGGCASYDVVAILQKSRQEVQDVRCELTAQRAETVPAVYTDIHMHFVVTGQDISDKQVERAIRLSSDKYCSASRMLVQGGVNVTHDFEVIAG
- the tatC gene encoding twin-arginine translocase subunit TatC; the encoded protein is MNLFKGRKSRQEKIDSAKDGDSDDGSHSLADMPITEHLIELRSRLIKICVAVLLIFLLLAGFSRDLYDFLSDPLVAQLPANSTMIATDITSNFMAPIRLTIFVAAFLAMPYILYQIWSFVAPGLYKKEKKVAIPVLLSSIVLFYTGVAFAYFVVLKGVLKFFIMFAPQNVLPMTDIDSYLSFSLKLFMVFGLTFEIPVVTLLLILARIVSIESLEDKRRYIIVGCFAIAAVATPPDGVSMLMLAFPMWLLFELGLFLAKILIKEEKEPELLADNG
- a CDS encoding NRDE family protein, with protein sequence MCIVAIAWQLFDELPLVLLSNRDEFLQRPTEPLHQWADMPIYAGRDSQSGGTWLGIHQELHSDFHQQNGRWAAVLNFRDGVLARPDERSRGELVTGFLTSELSPMAFARQIGLQDYAGFNLIIGDSQQAVMVNNRGHAPTPLYAGLHVVSNGQPEDSWFKTERLRGRLRQEVLPLIAEDSSLEYWQDAAFNVLSDTTPAPADRLPDTGMATEIEQALSSIYIEPIAFGNTEQNVPTYGTRTQSILTLRQGVDNSLDSDKGSKVNKLMSREINLS